A window of Thiocapsa bogorovii genomic DNA:
CAGCCCAATTCGCGGATCGAGAGCATGACCGGTGTGACGCTCTGCGGCGCCGGCCACCAAAACCGCTCGCGCTCCAAACGCCGATACCACAGCCAAAAGCCGTTGTTGTGCCAATAGAGAATCTTGAGCTTGTCGCGGCTGCGATTACAGAAGACGAACAGATGATCCGAGAACGGATCGGCCTGCAGCACATCGACCACCAAGGCCGCAAGACCGTCGATTTGTTTGCGCATGTCCGTGGCCCCTGCAGCCAGATACACCTGCGTGCGTGCGCCGAAGCCGATCATGCCGTCGTGCGCTGCGCGAGCACATCCACCACCCGCGCGAGTGTGGCGCCATCGCATCCGGGCGGGACCTCCAGGCGCACGCCGTCACCGAAGACGACGGTCAGCACCCGATCACGGCGCGCCGGCTCGAGGGCTTCACTGAATTGCACCGGCAGCAAGCATAACGGCGCCTCGGCGCGGGATCGCGCCGGGCCGCCGCCCGCTTGGTGCTCCCGGCCGAAGACGGCCCGCCACCGCGACAGACTCCCGGTGGAAATGCCGTGGTGTTCGCAGTACTGTGCCTGCGTCAGACCACTGCCCGGCCAGCCCCGGACCAACTCCCGCCACTGCTCGCGACTGCGCCGCTTCTCTGCCATGCTTTTCCCCTCGGTGCGTGGAACATGGCGGCATCTTGCAGATCGCGCAGTGCGCGGGATAGATGTATTTCGCTGGACGCTTACCGATGTAACGCAACCGCCGGTCGGGTCAGAGTGGCCGGGCGAGGTCTCCGAGGGCAC
This region includes:
- the tnpB gene encoding IS66 family insertion sequence element accessory protein TnpB (TnpB, as the term is used for proteins encoded by IS66 family insertion elements, is considered an accessory protein, since TnpC, encoded by a neighboring gene, is a DDE family transposase.); its protein translation is MIGFGARTQVYLAAGATDMRKQIDGLAALVVDVLQADPFSDHLFVFCNRSRDKLKILYWHNNGFWLWYRRLERERFWWPAPQSVTPVMLSIRELGWLLEGLDPRRVKAHRRAEFDLL
- the tnpA gene encoding IS66 family insertion sequence element accessory protein TnpA — encoded protein: MAEKRRSREQWRELVRGWPGSGLTQAQYCEHHGISTGSLSRWRAVFGREHQAGGGPARSRAEAPLCLLPVQFSEALEPARRDRVLTVVFGDGVRLEVPPGCDGATLARVVDVLAQRTTA